The following nucleotide sequence is from Azoarcus sp. CIB.
CCTCCTCGGCGTCACGGGCCCAATGCACGTGGCCGCCGGCGGCCGTCACCGCCGCTTCGTAGCGCTCGAGGTAGTGATCGAGGTTGTCGAGGATGTGGTTCTTGGTGTTCTTGGCTTCCTCGCGCAGTTGTTCGAACTCGGGGAGTTCGGCGACCTGCTGGACGCGCTTGCCGACGAAGCCGCCGCGCGCCTTGCCCAGCGCCTGCTGCAGGCTCGCGTCGTGGATCGCGAAGACCGCGCGCTCCTTGAATTCCTTCGAACGGATTTCCATCAGTCGGACTCCTTCGCGGCCCCGGCGAGCCCCGGCCCGTCGGCGAGGCCGGCCAAGACTTCGGCGGTGTGGAAGACCTTCACCGGCGCGTTGATGCGCTTCAGCCGCCCGGCGATGTTCATCAGGCAGCCGAGGTCGCCGCCGATGACGGTGTCGGCGCCTGTGGCGAGAATGTTGCGCACCTTGTCTTCGACCATCTTCTCGGAGATCTCCGGGTACTTCACGCAGAAGGTGCCGCCGAAGCCGCAGCACACCTCGCTGTCTTCCATCTCCTTGAGCTTGAGGCCGTCGACCTCGCCCAGCAGGGTGCGCGGTTGGCCCTTGATGCCCAAGCCGCGCAGGCCGGAACAGGAGTCGTGGTAGGTCACGGTGCCGTCGTAGTGGGAATCGGATGCGGTCGCACCGAGCACGTCGGTGAGGAAGGACAGCAGCTCCCAAGCCTTCTCCGACAGCGCTTGCGCGCGCGGCAGCCACACGGGGTCGTCCTGGAACAGCACCGGATAGTCGTGGCGGATCGTCGCCATGCACGAGCCGGACGGACCGACGATGTAGTCGTAGTGCTCGAAGGTTTCGATCACCTGGCGGGCGAGCGCGCGCGCGGCGTCGTAATCGCCGCTGTTGTAGCCGGGCTGGCCGCAGCAGGTCTGGTTCGCGGGCACCTCGACGGTACAGCCGGCATCTTCGAGGAGTTTCACCGCCGAGAAGCCGACGTTCGGACGGAACACGTTCATCAGACAGGTGGCGAACAGTCCGACGCGCGGCCCGCGGGTGGGCGATTCGGTCATGAGGGAGGTCTCCGGTTCTTGTTCGGAATGTTGGTGGAACGAGGTGGAGCGATGTTAACAAGCTCCGCGGCGTCGCGCGGCGAGGGATTTTCAGCCCTGCGATGAGCCCGGTTCATGTCTTGGGCAGCATAGCAGCTGCCAACGCCGATTCGCGCGTGCTCAGGGTTTCCCCGCACCCCCGCGACGGCGTTGCGTGGCACACTGCGCGCCTTCGATCCGGGGAAGGAATCCATGCTGGCTGGTCTGCTCGCGGCGCTCGGCGCGGGGCTGTTGTGGGGGCTCGTGTTCGTCGTGCCGCTGATGCTCGGGGACTACCCCGGCATCGTGCTCGCGTTCGGCCGCTACATCGCCTTCGGCGTCCTCGCCCTCGGCCTCGCCTGGATGGACCGCGCGGCACTGGCAAAGCTCACGCGTGCCGACTGGATCGAGGCCGGCAAGCTCGCACTGATCGGCAACCTCGTCTATTACACGACGCTCGCCAGCGCGATCCAGCTCGCCGGCGCACCGGTGCCGACGCTGATGATCGGCACGCTGCCGGTCGTGATCGCGATCTGCGCGAACATTACCGAACGCCGTGCCGGCAATGCCGCCGATGTCGTCGCGTGGCGGCGCCTCGCGCTGCCGCTCGTGGTGATCCTTGCCGGCCTCGTGGTCGTGCAGCTCGATCCCTCCACTCATGCGGCTGACGCGGCCGGGCAGGGAGGCGAGGGTGCCCAAGGCGGACTGCGCTACGCGCTGGGTCTGCTGCTGGCCGCCGTCGCGGTTGCGTCGTGGACCTGGTATCCGATCCGCAACGGGCGCTGGCTGCGCGCGCGCGGGCCGGGCCTTGCGCGGCCGTGGGCGACCGCACAGGGGCTCGCGACGCTGCCGCTCGCGCTCATCGCCGCAGCCGGCTTCGCGCTGTGGCAGGGTGTCGCCGCGCCGGCGGACGCGTTCGACTGGCCGCTGGGGCCGCGCCCCGGGACCTTCGTCGGCCTGATGCTGCTCGTGGGTCTGGCCGCATCGTGGCTCGGTACGCTGCTGTGGAACCGCGCGAGCCATCTGCTGCCCCCGGCGTTCGCGGGCCAGCTCATCGTGTTCGAAACCCTGGCGGCGCTGCTCTATGCTTTCCTGTGGTACGGGCGTTGGCCGGGTCTCGGCGAGGCGGCAGGCATTGTGCTGCTGGTCGTGGGCGTGCTGCTGGGCGTGCGCGTGTTCCGGCCGGCGGCAAGCGGATCTTGAGGAGAAGAATGTGTTTGCGTTGATGGCGGCCGATCTCGTCGTGCTGGTGCACGCGCTCTTCATCGCCTTCGTGGTATTCGGCGGGCTGCTGACACTGCGTTGGCCGCGCGCAAAGTGGGTGCATCTGCCCGTCGCGGCGTACGGGGCGGCGATCGAACTGATCGGCTGGACCTGTCCGCTGACCCCGCTCGAGAATGCGCTGCGCCTCGCGGCGGGGGGCGTGGATTACCGCGGCGGTTTCATCGAGCACTACCTGATCCCGCTGATCTACCCGGCGGGGCTCACGCCGCAGGTCCAGCTCGTGCTCGGACTGCTGGTGCTGGCGGTCAACGTGCTCGTGTACGGCATCGTCGCCCTGCGTCGGCGGCGGCGCAGGGCGGGCGATTGACCGGCGCCCTCATGGGGCGCATTGGCTCAGCGGGGTTGGGAGTAGCTTGGGCCGAGCAGATGGTCGACCACGGCGCGTGCGATACGGGCAACGAGGCGTTTTGCGCCGTGCCAGCCGTCGGCCAGGATCTGACCCAGGGCTTCGTTGCGCAGACGCTGCGCTTCGCGGATCCGGCCTTGATAGAAGAGATAGTCGTTGTCCATTGTGCGGCTCCTTGACAGTGCAGCCCGTCGTGAGGGCATGGACGCGACTGTACGGAGGTTGTTGCGTCGCAACAAACGATCGTTCATCATGTGATGACTTAGAAAATCTCATCCGTATCACCGTCCCCGTATGGCCGTCCGCGCATGACCGCCCGTCTTCCCCCGCTCAACGCCCTGCGCGCCTTCGAGGTCGCTGCGCGGCACCTGAGCTTCAAGCTTGCCGCCGAGGAACTCTCGGTCACGCCGACCGCGATCAGCCACCAGATCCGCGGCCTCGAGCAGGATCTGGGCGTGCCCCTGTTCCGGCGCCTGATACGTGCGCTCGAACTCACGCCGGAAGGCGAGGCGATGCTGCCCAAACTGCGCGAAGCGATGAGCGCGATCGCCGAGTCGGTCGAGACGGTCCGCGCGATGCGGCCGCTGAGCCGGCTGTCGGTCGTCGCACCGCCGTCCTTCGCGTCGCGCTGGCTCGTTCCTCGGCTACAGCGCTTCGCCGAGCTGCACCCGCAGATCGAGCTGCATCTGGCGAGCGCGACCAAGGCGATCGACGGCCGCGACGCCGCAGGGCTGGGCATCGAGCCGCTCACGCAGCGCGTCGAGGGTGGCCAGTTGTGGATCCGCTTCGGCACGGGCGCCTATCCGGGCTATCGCAGCGAGATGCTGCTCGAACCCGAATACACCGCGGTGTGCAGCCCGGCGCTGCTGCGCGCGAAGATCCCGCTGCGCCAGCCGTCGGACCTGCGGCGCCACAGCCTGATCCACGACGACACGGTGCCCGACACGCGCGAGCGGCCGACCTGGGCCGAATGGCTGCAGGCCGCGGGCGTCACCTCGGTGCGCGCCGACGCCGGCCTGCACTTCAGCGACTCGGGCCTCGCCATCGCCGCCGCGCTCGACGGGCTGGGGGTCGCGCTGGTCTCCAAGCCGCTGGTCGCCGCGGAGGTCGCCGCCGGCCGCCTCGTCATGCCCTTCGGCATCAGCCTGCGGCGCCGCTTCGCCTACTACATCGTGACGCCGCAGGCGGTCGTCCCGCGGGCCACGGTCGCGGCCTTCCGCGAATGGCTGCTGGACGAGGCGCGCCGCGACGCGATCCGCCTCGCGGATGCACAGCCCGCGCC
It contains:
- a CDS encoding EamA family transporter, which gives rise to MLAGLLAALGAGLLWGLVFVVPLMLGDYPGIVLAFGRYIAFGVLALGLAWMDRAALAKLTRADWIEAGKLALIGNLVYYTTLASAIQLAGAPVPTLMIGTLPVVIAICANITERRAGNAADVVAWRRLALPLVVILAGLVVVQLDPSTHAADAAGQGGEGAQGGLRYALGLLLAAVAVASWTWYPIRNGRWLRARGPGLARPWATAQGLATLPLALIAAAGFALWQGVAAPADAFDWPLGPRPGTFVGLMLLVGLAASWLGTLLWNRASHLLPPAFAGQLIVFETLAALLYAFLWYGRWPGLGEAAGIVLLVVGVLLGVRVFRPAASGS
- a CDS encoding DUF2784 domain-containing protein; translated protein: MFALMAADLVVLVHALFIAFVVFGGLLTLRWPRAKWVHLPVAAYGAAIELIGWTCPLTPLENALRLAAGGVDYRGGFIEHYLIPLIYPAGLTPQVQLVLGLLVLAVNVLVYGIVALRRRRRRAGD
- the gcvA gene encoding transcriptional regulator GcvA, with translation MTARLPPLNALRAFEVAARHLSFKLAAEELSVTPTAISHQIRGLEQDLGVPLFRRLIRALELTPEGEAMLPKLREAMSAIAESVETVRAMRPLSRLSVVAPPSFASRWLVPRLQRFAELHPQIELHLASATKAIDGRDAAGLGIEPLTQRVEGGQLWIRFGTGAYPGYRSEMLLEPEYTAVCSPALLRAKIPLRQPSDLRRHSLIHDDTVPDTRERPTWAEWLQAAGVTSVRADAGLHFSDSGLAIAAALDGLGVALVSKPLVAAEVAAGRLVMPFGISLRRRFAYYIVTPQAVVPRATVAAFREWLLDEARRDAIRLADAQPAPAD
- a CDS encoding (Fe-S)-binding protein; the protein is MTESPTRGPRVGLFATCLMNVFRPNVGFSAVKLLEDAGCTVEVPANQTCCGQPGYNSGDYDAARALARQVIETFEHYDYIVGPSGSCMATIRHDYPVLFQDDPVWLPRAQALSEKAWELLSFLTDVLGATASDSHYDGTVTYHDSCSGLRGLGIKGQPRTLLGEVDGLKLKEMEDSEVCCGFGGTFCVKYPEISEKMVEDKVRNILATGADTVIGGDLGCLMNIAGRLKRINAPVKVFHTAEVLAGLADGPGLAGAAKESD